The Candidatus Delongbacteria bacterium genome contains a region encoding:
- a CDS encoding DNA internalization-related competence protein ComEC/Rec2, producing MSEPRPERPHLPRVHAWLLGGTLAGALLWRVLPAPPPGAWLVLPVLLLAPNLRRGAGSLRLGLALLLLFWLTHGTPSGDSRPPSAAPAPRADGSQSAALLLRPLVDGGESLSELRRQSEDGPPLHRPLVCAAWACRDSGWQALPGRLEVWPRERRCPPLRSAGAWLLVRRPGHDEPLWEPFRPPPAPHAPDRRAQGWSRGRCGRLGLDTTRVLLRAVAGAPPVAPPGWSARLRAWCARRLLCGSGTGGPWLVAVLLGETAWLPPYDVAVWQATGLAHLLAVSGLNVGVLALTLGQGLGPLPVPGLVRDLLLAGLLGLYVPLAGNQVSVERAVGMALLLLAARRLGRPLGGLSVLALAATCALWLDPGELVRPGFQMSYGAVAGLLLGMGAGAPPVAGRLRRGLRALATALRVTLAAQAGTLLTQLACFGVLPLSGVLLNLAAVPLSSALTVGGFLHLWLPLPGEPLGALNEVLAGLIVWLARRTPVLSLSWDPHPLQLLLLGLALAALLWPGARCRWSWPLAAGLTLAAADLLPALDRPRSAVCLLDVGQGDALLVRSPAGRAVLVDAGWSNPFTPDRRGAELARALGRLHAGPLDWLVLTHPDQDHLGGAAGLLAEIPVRRVLWNGEWKANAPQDRLRAQLERQSLPLVEARPGQWLQLEPGWRLGVLGPPPPTQGLEGNERSIVLRLETPRDTLLFTGDMGHEEERRLADWGPWWRAGTLKLGHHGSRGSSSPELLAAVAPRRAWISCGRGNRYGHPHPTILARLSERGVASWRTDEQGWLWQGLEADAARPARALPRPRLRWQPAAGPP from the coding sequence ATGTCTGAGCCGCGGCCGGAGCGTCCGCACCTGCCCCGCGTGCACGCCTGGTTGTTGGGCGGGACGCTGGCCGGGGCGCTGCTCTGGCGCGTGCTGCCCGCCCCGCCGCCCGGGGCCTGGCTGGTGCTGCCCGTCCTGCTGCTGGCTCCCAACCTGCGGCGCGGCGCGGGCAGCCTGCGGCTCGGCCTGGCCCTGCTCCTGCTCTTCTGGCTGACCCACGGCACGCCGAGCGGGGATTCGCGTCCGCCCTCCGCTGCGCCCGCTCCGCGGGCCGACGGATCCCAGAGCGCGGCCCTGCTGCTGCGTCCGCTGGTCGACGGCGGCGAATCCTTAAGCGAGCTGCGCCGGCAATCGGAGGACGGGCCACCCCTGCACCGTCCGCTGGTCTGCGCGGCCTGGGCCTGCCGGGACTCGGGCTGGCAGGCCCTGCCCGGGCGGTTGGAGGTCTGGCCGCGGGAGAGACGCTGCCCGCCCCTGCGCTCCGCGGGCGCGTGGCTGCTGGTGCGTCGGCCCGGGCACGACGAGCCGCTCTGGGAGCCTTTCCGGCCGCCCCCGGCGCCCCACGCCCCCGATCGCCGCGCCCAGGGCTGGAGCCGCGGGCGCTGTGGCCGGCTGGGACTGGACACCACGCGCGTCCTGCTGCGCGCGGTGGCCGGTGCCCCGCCCGTCGCCCCGCCGGGCTGGAGTGCGCGGCTGCGGGCCTGGTGCGCGCGCCGCCTGCTCTGCGGTTCGGGCACAGGCGGTCCCTGGTTGGTGGCCGTGCTGCTGGGGGAAACCGCCTGGCTGCCGCCTTACGACGTCGCCGTCTGGCAGGCGACGGGGCTGGCCCACCTGCTGGCCGTCTCGGGCCTGAACGTGGGCGTGCTGGCCCTCACGTTGGGCCAGGGCCTGGGCCCGCTGCCGGTGCCGGGCCTCGTGCGCGACCTGCTGCTGGCCGGCCTGCTCGGACTCTACGTGCCCCTGGCCGGCAACCAGGTCTCGGTGGAGCGGGCCGTGGGCATGGCCCTGCTGCTGCTGGCCGCGCGCCGCCTGGGCCGTCCGCTGGGCGGACTCTCCGTGCTGGCCTTGGCGGCCACCTGCGCGCTCTGGCTGGATCCGGGCGAGCTGGTCCGCCCGGGCTTCCAGATGAGTTACGGCGCGGTGGCCGGCCTGCTGCTGGGAATGGGCGCCGGCGCCCCGCCGGTGGCCGGCCGGCTGCGGCGCGGGCTGCGCGCCCTGGCCACCGCCCTGCGCGTGACCCTGGCCGCCCAGGCCGGCACGCTGCTCACCCAGCTGGCCTGTTTCGGCGTGCTGCCCCTGAGCGGCGTGCTGCTCAACCTGGCCGCCGTGCCGCTCTCGTCCGCGTTGACCGTGGGCGGCTTTCTCCACCTCTGGCTGCCCCTGCCCGGCGAGCCGCTGGGCGCGCTGAACGAGGTCCTGGCGGGTCTGATCGTCTGGCTGGCCCGGCGCACGCCCGTGCTCAGCCTGAGCTGGGATCCGCACCCCCTGCAACTGCTGCTGCTGGGTCTGGCCCTGGCCGCGCTGCTCTGGCCGGGCGCCCGGTGCCGCTGGAGCTGGCCCCTGGCGGCGGGCCTGACCCTGGCGGCGGCCGACCTGCTGCCCGCGCTGGACCGGCCCCGTTCCGCCGTCTGCCTGCTGGACGTGGGGCAGGGGGACGCGCTCCTGGTGCGCAGCCCCGCCGGACGGGCCGTGCTGGTGGACGCGGGCTGGTCCAATCCCTTCACGCCGGACCGCCGGGGCGCGGAACTGGCCCGGGCGCTGGGCCGCCTGCACGCCGGCCCGCTGGACTGGCTTGTGCTCACGCATCCGGACCAGGACCACCTGGGGGGCGCGGCCGGCCTGCTGGCGGAGATCCCCGTGCGGCGCGTGCTCTGGAACGGCGAGTGGAAGGCCAATGCGCCCCAGGACCGTCTGCGTGCGCAGTTGGAGCGTCAGTCGCTGCCGCTGGTGGAGGCGCGTCCCGGCCAGTGGCTGCAACTGGAGCCGGGCTGGCGGCTGGGCGTGCTGGGTCCGCCGCCGCCGACCCAGGGGCTGGAAGGCAACGAGCGCAGCATCGTGCTGCGGCTCGAGACACCCCGGGACACTCTGCTCTTCACCGGCGACATGGGTCACGAGGAGGAGCGGCGCCTGGCGGACTGGGGCCCCTGGTGGCGGGCCGGCACGCTCAAGCTGGGCCACCACGGGTCGCGCGGCTCCAGCAGCCCGGAGTTGCTGGCGGCGGTGGCTCCCCGCCGGGCCTGGATCTCCTGCGGCCGGGGCAACCGCTACGGCCATCCCCACCCGACGATCCTGGCGCGCCTGTCCGAGCGGGGCGTGGCGAGCTGGCGCACCGATGAACAGGGCTGGCTCTGGCAGGGACTGGAAGCGGACGCGGCCCGGCCGGCACGGGCGCTGCCGCGGCCCCGCCTGCGCTGGCAGCCGGCCGCCGGCCCTCCCTAG
- a CDS encoding YraN family protein — protein MARRPGAAQQGMLDGMECCRRRGQRGEDLAADWLEARGFRILKRNLRRRQAGEVDLLAERDGVLHVVEVKCGRGPLELLLERVDERKLRLLLKTLARSGWLEGGPGRPTHCRVDVLLVQLDPQGPQLHFLEDLCPPELRWEGGADV, from the coding sequence ATGGCCAGACGACCGGGCGCGGCGCAGCAGGGGATGCTGGACGGAATGGAATGCTGCCGGCGCCGGGGCCAGCGGGGGGAGGACCTGGCCGCCGACTGGCTGGAGGCGCGCGGCTTCCGGATTCTCAAACGCAACCTGCGGCGCCGCCAGGCCGGCGAAGTGGACCTGCTGGCCGAGCGGGACGGCGTCCTGCACGTGGTGGAGGTGAAGTGCGGGCGCGGGCCGCTGGAGCTGCTGCTGGAGCGCGTGGACGAGCGCAAACTGCGCCTGCTGCTCAAGACCCTGGCCCGCTCGGGCTGGCTGGAGGGCGGCCCCGGCCGGCCGACCCACTGTCGCGTGGACGTGCTGCTCGTGCAGCTGGACCCCCAGGGTCCGCAGCTCCACTTCCTGGAGGATCTCTGTCCGCCCGAGCTGCGCTGGGAGGGTGGGGCGGATGTCTGA